The proteins below are encoded in one region of Oncorhynchus gorbuscha isolate QuinsamMale2020 ecotype Even-year linkage group LG01, OgorEven_v1.0, whole genome shotgun sequence:
- the best1 gene encoding bestrophin-1 — translation MTVTYSRRVADAGLGTFSHLLLRWKGSIYKLLWRELIIFTTLYYSFSIIYRFVLNEGQKRLFEKLAIYCDRYAELIPVSFVLGFYVTLVVSRWWGQFESVPWPDRLGALVGAHVRGTDEIARLTRRTLMRYANLSGVLIYRSVSTAVYKRFPTMNHLVQAGLMTVEEHRQLEELPSPHNKFWVPCMWFVNLALRARTEGRINNDVALSAILNELNTLRTQCMKLYSYDWISLPLVYTQVVTVAVYSFFLACLIGRQFLDPAQGYAGHDIDFYLPVFTLLQFFFYVGWLKVAEQLINPFGEDDDDFETNYLVDRNLQVSLLSVDEMYDTIPLVERDKYWNESEPQPPYTAASAEHRKPSFMGSALDISVPKEEMEFQSNLEQIKEHEEANHSTPLLGGLSRLLGVQSPVFPRSSTSSRVSLLRRRPGAPFSRFPLFLHSEGDSSTPSHGPGPSHPDYAFSSMPLYERSGFYSCPQTPIHCVPPAMPRPRPTRGTYAWDRSSSSLAPPMVGSGGLLPPDTPGHMLPPPSSAFPWLSEEGEGPCVPAFSFPDPGNLPELCPISKLRPGQGLLSRRPPPPRLSPRLSLDNTPLAEGLQPGPISPRGVGGGGGERVFSFTPPSRTPATNPNSSSSSINATSTINTTNPNTTTPANVLSGTNTTSTTNFCNGTNSNTTTTSNVCNGTNPNTFCNHANFNSTRAAGINSGTNGGPSNNVVNTISISGSSQQEANQHQNSPNDSGISLAEGGPHWLGALVMDSGMNKAPGGREQD, via the exons ATGACGGTGACATACTCGCGGAGGGTTGCTGACGCGGGGCTAGGGACCTTCTCTCATCTGCTCCTCCGATGGAAGGGGAGCATCTACAAGCTGCTGTGGAGAGAACTGATCATCTTCACCACACTGTACTACTCCTTCAGCATCATCTACAG GTTTGTGTTGAATGAGGGCCAGAAGAGGCTGTTTGAGAAGCTGGCCATCTACTGTGACCGTTACGCAGAACTCATCCCTGTGTCCTTCGTATTGG GTTTTTATGTGACCCTGGTGGTTTCTCGGTGGTGGGGTCAGTTTGAGAGTGTTCCCTGGCCGGACCGGTTGGGTGCGCTGGTGGGCGCTCACGTCCGTGGTACCGATGAGATCGCCAGGCTGACCCGCCGAACCCTGATGCGGTATGCCAACCTGTCCGGCGTGCTCATCTACCGATCGGTCAGCACGGCGGTCTACAAGAGGTTCCCCACCATGAACCACCTGGTGCAGGCAG gccTGATGACAGTGGAGGAACATAGGCAGTTGGAGGAGTTGCCCTCACCTCATAACAAGTTCTGGGTTCCTTGTATGTGGTTTGTTAACCTGGCACTGAGGGCCCGCACCGAGGGACGCATCAACAATGATGTGGCGCTGTCAGCCATTCTCAAT GAATTAAATACATTGCGGACACAGTGTATGAAGCTATACAGTTATGATTGGATCAGCCTACCCCTTGTGTACACCCAG GTGGTGACAGTGGCGGTCTACAGTTTCTTCCTGGCGTGTCTGATTGGTCGACAGTTCTTAGACCCCGCCCAGGGCTACGCTGGTCATGACATCGACTTCTACCTGCCTGTCTTCACCCTGCTACAGTTCTTCTTCTACGTGGGCTGGCTCAag GTGGCAGAACAACTGATAAACCCATTTGGGGAAGACGACGATGACTTTGAAACCAACTATCTGGTTGATCGTAATCTACAG GTGTCCCTGCTGTCTGTGGATGAGATGTACGACACTATCCCATTGGTCGAGAGGGATAAGTACTGGAACGAATCAGAGCCCCAGCCTCCGTACACTGCAGCCAGCGCGGAGCATCGCAAACCTTCCTTCATGGGCTCTGCTCTAGACATCAG tgtCCCCAAAGAGGAGATGGAGTTCCAGTCCAACCTGGAGCAGATCAAGGAGCATGAGGAGGCCAAccactctactcctctcctggGGGGTCTGAGTCGCCTCCTGGGGGTTCAGTCCCCCGTCTTCCCccgctcctccacctcctcccggGTTTCTCTCCTGCGCCGGCGCCCAGGGGCTCCATTCAGCCGCTTCCCCCTCTTCCTGCACTCCGAGGGGGACTCCTCAACGCCGAGCCACGGCCCTGGTCCCAGCCACCCGGACTACGCCTTCTCCTCCATGCCCCTGTATGAGAGGTCCGGCTTCTATAGCTGTCCCCAGACCCCCATCCACTGTGTTCCCCCCGCTATGCCTCGTCCACGGCCCACCCGAGGAACTTACGCCTGGGATCGCAGCTCCAGCTCGCTGGCTCCTCCGATGGTTGGCTCTGGAGGTCTGCTGCCCCCTGATACTCCAGGTCATAtgctccctccaccctcctctgcCTTCCCCTGGctgagtgaggagggagagggtccTTGTGTTCCAGCCTTCTCCTTTCCTGACCCTGGCAACCTTCCGGAACTCTGCCCCATATCAAAGCTCCGGCCCGGGCAAGGCCTGCTGTCTCGACGGCCTCCACCTCCACGCCTCTCTCCACGCCTCTCTCTGGATAACACACCGTTGGCCGAGGGCCTGCAGCCTGGACCCATCAGCCCACGGGGagtgggaggtggaggtggggagcGGGTGTTCTCCTTTACCCCTCCCTCTCGCACCCCAGCTACCAATCCCAACAGCTCCTCCTCTAGTATCAATGCcaccagcactatcaacaccacCAACCCTAACACCACTACTCCAGCCAACGTCTTGAGTGGTACCAACACCACTTCTACAACAAACTTCTGCAATGGTACCAACTCCAACACCACTACTACGTCTAACGTCTGCAATGGTACCAACCCCAACACCTTTTGTAACCATGCCAACTTCAACAGCACAAGAGCAGCAGGTATCAACAGTGGAACCAATGGTGGTCCAAGCAACAACGTCGTGAACACCATTTCCATTTCTGGATCCTCTCAGCAAGAAGCCAATCAGCATCAAAACTCGCCAAATGATTCAGGGATTTCTTTGGCTGAGGGGGGCCCTCACTGGCTGGGAGCTCTGGTAATGGATAGTGGGATGAACAAGGCCCCTGGGGGGCGGGAGCAGGActga
- the LOC124031960 gene encoding ferritin, heavy subunit-like, giving the protein MTSQVRQNFHPECEAAINRQINLELYASYVYLSMGYYFDRDDKSLPNFSKFFLTQSKEEKEHAEKLMSQQNQRGGRIFLQDIKKPDRDEWGSGLEALECALQLEKSVNQSLLDLHKVAVEHNDPHMCDFIETHYLDEQVKSIKELSDWVTNLRRMGAPQNGMAEYLFDKHTLGKE; this is encoded by the exons ATGACATCCCAGGTGCGACAGAACTTCCACCCGGAATGTGAGGCTGCCATCAACAGGCAGATCAACCTGGAACTGTATGCTTCTTATGTATACCTGTCTATG GGCTACTACTTTGACAGAGACGACAAATCCCTTCCCAACTTTTCCAAGTTCTTCCTGACTCAGTCCAAGGAGGAGAAGGAGCATGCTGAGAaactgatgagtcaacagaacCAGAGAGGAGGACGCATCTTTCTCCAGGACATCAAG AAACCTGACAGAGATGAGTGGGGAAGTGGGTTGGAGGCCTTGGAGTGTGCCCTACAGCTGGAGAAGAGTGTCAACCAGTCTCTACTGGACCTGCACAAAGTAGCCGTAGAGCACAATGACCCGCAC ATGTGTGACTTCATAGAGACCCACTATCTGGATGAGCAGGTCAAGTCTATCAAGGAGCTGAGTGACTGGGTCACCAACCTGCGTCGCATGGGTGCCCCTCAGAACGGCATGGCAGAGTACCTCTTCGACAAACACACCCTGGGGAAGGAGTAG